The Streptomyces aurantiacus genome includes a region encoding these proteins:
- the aceE gene encoding pyruvate dehydrogenase (acetyl-transferring), homodimeric type: MTDPTAIQPSELDQLPDRDPEETAEWQASLDAVTKAAGPHRAAYLMRRTLERAEGNGLALPKLLETDYVNTIPTAAEPTADGDEAMERRITAWNRWNAAAMVTRGAKHGVGGHIATFASAAWLYETGFNHFFKGKEADGSGDQLYIQGHASPGIYARAFLDGRLTEAHLDKFRQEAGGNGLPSYPHPRRLPWLWEFPTVSMGLGPLSAIYQARFNRYLTNRGIKDVSASHVWAFLGDGEMDEPESTAALALASREGLGNLTFVINCNLQRLDGPVRANFKIVQELEAQFRGAGWNVIKSLWGNAWDELFRLDTTGALVRRLREVPDAQVQTYQTRDAAYIRQDFFGADPALVELAKLLSDDKILECFHLSRGGHEARKVYAAYKAAVEHKGAPTVILAQTVKGHTLGEGFASKNANHQMKKLSTDEFKQMRDLLELPISDSQFVDGVVPYGHPGADAPEVRYLQERRAALGGPAPARRTHALAPLPAPADKAFTAFDKGSGSQNIATTMAFVRLVKDLVRDKQSGKRWVPIVPDEARTFGMESLFPSLGIYSPKGQTYEPVDRDQLMYYKEAKDGQILNEGITEAGSMADFIAASTAYSTHGEAMIPFYIFYSMFGWQRTADQMWQLGDQLGRGFLVGATAGRTTLTGEGLQHADGHSPVIAATNPAAMSYDPAFAYEVATIVKDGLRRMYGEAAPGEDSNVFYYLTVYNEPIPQPAKPSGLGIDEGIVKGLYRFNTAESAGVQVNAANAPRIQLLGSGTAIHWTLEAQRLLAEEWGVAADVWSATSWTELRRDALEADAALLRGEERVPYVRQALHGAEGPVLAVSDYMRQVPDQIAQWVEQDYSSLGADGFGLSDTREAARRHFGVDAQSIVVAALAQLARRGEVPASAVKEARGRYGL, from the coding sequence ATGACCGACCCCACCGCAATCCAGCCGAGCGAGCTCGACCAGCTCCCGGACCGCGACCCGGAGGAGACCGCCGAATGGCAGGCCTCCCTGGACGCCGTCACCAAGGCGGCCGGGCCGCACCGAGCCGCGTATCTGATGCGCCGCACGCTGGAGCGCGCCGAGGGCAACGGCCTCGCGCTGCCCAAGCTGCTTGAGACCGACTACGTCAACACCATCCCGACCGCCGCCGAGCCCACCGCGGACGGCGACGAGGCGATGGAGCGCAGGATCACCGCGTGGAACCGCTGGAACGCGGCCGCGATGGTGACCCGGGGCGCGAAACACGGCGTGGGCGGGCACATCGCCACCTTCGCCTCCGCGGCCTGGCTCTACGAGACGGGCTTCAACCACTTCTTCAAGGGCAAGGAGGCCGACGGGTCCGGCGACCAGCTCTACATCCAGGGCCACGCCTCCCCCGGCATCTACGCCCGCGCCTTCCTCGACGGCCGCCTCACCGAGGCGCACCTCGACAAGTTCCGCCAGGAGGCGGGCGGCAACGGTCTCCCGTCGTACCCGCACCCGCGCCGGCTTCCCTGGCTGTGGGAGTTCCCGACGGTGTCGATGGGCCTCGGCCCGCTGTCTGCCATCTACCAGGCGCGCTTCAACCGCTATCTCACCAACCGCGGCATCAAGGACGTCTCGGCGTCCCACGTGTGGGCGTTCCTCGGTGACGGCGAGATGGACGAGCCGGAGTCGACGGCGGCCCTCGCACTCGCCTCCCGCGAGGGTCTCGGCAACCTGACCTTCGTCATCAACTGCAACCTCCAGCGCCTCGACGGCCCGGTCCGCGCGAACTTCAAGATCGTGCAGGAGCTGGAGGCCCAGTTCCGCGGCGCCGGCTGGAACGTCATCAAGTCGCTGTGGGGCAACGCCTGGGACGAGCTGTTCCGGCTCGACACCACCGGCGCCCTCGTCCGCCGCCTCCGTGAGGTCCCGGACGCGCAGGTGCAGACGTACCAGACCCGCGACGCCGCCTACATCCGCCAGGACTTCTTCGGCGCCGACCCGGCGCTCGTCGAGCTGGCGAAGCTGCTGAGCGACGACAAGATCCTGGAGTGCTTCCACCTCTCCCGCGGTGGTCACGAGGCGCGCAAGGTGTACGCCGCGTACAAGGCGGCCGTCGAGCACAAGGGCGCCCCGACGGTCATCCTGGCCCAGACGGTCAAGGGCCACACCCTCGGCGAGGGCTTCGCGTCGAAGAACGCCAACCACCAGATGAAGAAGCTGTCGACGGACGAGTTCAAGCAGATGCGTGACCTGCTCGAACTGCCCATCTCCGACAGCCAGTTCGTCGACGGGGTCGTCCCCTACGGTCACCCGGGCGCCGACGCCCCCGAGGTCCGTTACCTCCAGGAGCGCCGCGCGGCCCTCGGCGGCCCGGCCCCCGCCCGCCGTACGCACGCCCTCGCGCCGCTGCCCGCCCCGGCCGACAAGGCGTTCACCGCCTTCGACAAGGGCTCCGGCTCGCAGAACATCGCGACGACCATGGCCTTCGTACGCCTGGTCAAGGACCTGGTCCGCGACAAGCAGTCCGGCAAGCGCTGGGTGCCGATCGTCCCCGACGAGGCGCGCACCTTCGGCATGGAGAGCCTCTTCCCGTCCCTCGGCATCTACTCGCCGAAGGGCCAGACGTACGAGCCGGTCGACCGTGACCAGCTGATGTACTACAAGGAGGCCAAGGACGGCCAGATCCTCAACGAGGGGATCACCGAGGCCGGTTCGATGGCGGACTTCATCGCCGCGTCCACCGCGTACAGCACGCACGGTGAGGCGATGATCCCGTTCTACATCTTCTACTCGATGTTCGGCTGGCAGCGCACGGCCGACCAGATGTGGCAGCTCGGCGACCAGCTCGGCCGCGGTTTCCTCGTCGGCGCCACGGCGGGCCGTACGACGCTGACGGGCGAGGGCCTGCAGCACGCGGACGGGCACTCGCCGGTCATCGCGGCGACGAACCCGGCCGCCATGAGTTACGACCCGGCGTTCGCGTACGAGGTCGCGACGATCGTCAAAGACGGTCTGCGCCGCATGTACGGCGAGGCCGCGCCCGGCGAGGACTCGAACGTCTTCTACTACCTCACCGTCTACAACGAGCCGATCCCGCAGCCCGCGAAGCCGTCGGGTCTCGGTATCGACGAGGGCATCGTCAAGGGCCTCTACCGCTTCAACACGGCGGAGTCGGCCGGGGTCCAGGTCAACGCCGCCAACGCCCCGCGCATCCAGCTCCTCGGCTCCGGTACGGCGATCCACTGGACCCTGGAGGCTCAGCGGCTGCTCGCGGAGGAGTGGGGTGTGGCCGCGGACGTCTGGTCGGCCACGTCCTGGACGGAGCTGCGCCGGGACGCGCTGGAGGCCGACGCGGCACTGCTGCGCGGCGAGGAGCGGGTGCCGTACGTGCGCCAGGCGCTGCACGGTGCCGAGGGGCCCGTCCTCGCGGTCTCCGACTACATGCGGCAGGTGCCCGACCAGATCGCGCAGTGGGTCGAGCAGGACTACTCGTCGCTGGGCGCCGACGGTTTCGGCCTCTCCGACACCCGTGAGGCGGCCCGCCGCCACTTCGGCGTCGACGCGCAGTCGATCGTCGTGGCGGCGCTGGCGCAGCTTGCGCGGCGCGGCGAGGTGCCGGCTTCCGCGGTGAAGGAAGCGCGGGGGCGGTACGGGTTGTAA
- a CDS encoding GntR family transcriptional regulator — MTAPVVHSLREQIREHIVEGIVSGRWKPGERIVERRIATELEVSQTPVREALRELESLRLIESAPNKGVRVRNLTAADLEESYPVRAGLEAIAAELAAERLAADCSALEPHVTALYEADRKADGTGQVRHTVGFHRELVRAAGNSVLLHTWEGLGIEVFTALSIRWLGTVQQSYAEEHEALVEAFRRRDPLIAELVKAHVLGCAPRTGNEPA; from the coding sequence ATGACCGCGCCCGTCGTCCACTCGCTCCGCGAGCAGATCCGCGAGCACATCGTGGAGGGGATCGTGAGCGGCCGCTGGAAGCCGGGCGAGCGGATCGTGGAGCGGCGGATCGCCACCGAGCTGGAGGTCAGCCAGACGCCCGTGCGGGAGGCCCTGCGCGAGCTGGAGTCGCTGCGCCTGATCGAGTCGGCGCCCAACAAGGGCGTCCGCGTACGGAACCTGACCGCGGCGGACCTGGAGGAGAGCTACCCCGTGCGGGCGGGGCTGGAGGCCATCGCGGCCGAGCTGGCCGCCGAGCGCCTCGCCGCCGACTGCTCGGCGCTCGAACCGCACGTCACCGCCCTGTACGAGGCCGACCGCAAGGCCGACGGCACCGGCCAGGTCCGCCACACGGTGGGCTTCCACCGCGAGCTGGTGCGGGCCGCGGGCAACTCCGTGCTGCTGCACACCTGGGAGGGTCTGGGCATCGAGGTCTTCACCGCCCTGTCGATCCGCTGGCTGGGCACGGTCCAGCAGTCGTACGCGGAGGAGCACGAGGCACTGGTGGAGGCGTTCCGGCGCCGGGATCCGCTGATCGCCGAGCTGGTCAAGGCGCATGTGCTGGGGTGCGCGCCGCGGACGGGCAACGAGCCCGCGTAA
- the sucB gene encoding 2-oxoglutarate dehydrogenase, E2 component, dihydrolipoamide succinyltransferase: MAVSVTLPALGESVTEGTVTRWLKAEGERVEADEPLLEVSTDKVDTEIPSPAAGVLASIKVAEDETVEVGAELAVIDDGSGAPAAESAPAAEPAPEAEPAPEPAPQATPSTEAAAPAPAPTAEAASGGGSAEGTDVVLPALGESVTEGTVTRWLKEVGEEVAEDEPLLEVSTDKVDTEIPSPAAGVLLEIVVGEDETAEVGAKLAVIGAPGAAPAAAAAPAAPAPAPAAAAPAPAPAAPAAPAPAAPAPQAPSAPAPQQQTAPAPDPAPAAPVPAPAPVTPAQAPAATSGDDGAYVTPLVRKLAAENGVDLASVKGTGVGGRIRKQDVLAAAEAAKAAAAAPAPAAAAPSAAKKAPTLEASPLRGQTVKMPRIRKVIGDNMVKALHEQAQLSSVVEVDVTRLMKLRAKAKDSFAAREGVKLSPMPFYVKAAAQALKAHPAVNARINVEEGTITYFDTESVGIAVDSEKGLMTPVIKHAGDLNIAGIAKATADLAGKVRANKITPDELSGATFTISNTGSRGALFDTIIVPPNQVAILGIGATVKRPAVIETEEGTVIGVRDMTYLTLSYDHRLVDGADAARYLTAVKAILEAGEFEVELGL, from the coding sequence ATGGCGGTTTCCGTAACCCTTCCGGCGCTCGGCGAGAGCGTCACCGAGGGCACTGTCACCCGCTGGCTGAAGGCCGAGGGCGAGCGTGTAGAGGCCGACGAGCCGCTGCTCGAGGTGTCGACCGACAAGGTCGACACCGAGATCCCCTCCCCTGCCGCCGGTGTGCTCGCCTCCATCAAGGTCGCCGAGGACGAGACCGTCGAGGTCGGCGCCGAGCTGGCCGTCATCGACGACGGCTCGGGTGCGCCCGCTGCCGAGTCCGCTCCGGCCGCCGAGCCCGCTCCCGAGGCGGAGCCCGCTCCGGAGCCTGCCCCGCAGGCCACCCCGTCCACCGAGGCCGCCGCTCCGGCGCCGGCCCCGACCGCCGAGGCCGCCTCCGGCGGCGGCTCCGCCGAGGGCACGGACGTCGTCCTGCCCGCGCTCGGCGAGTCCGTCACCGAGGGCACCGTCACCCGCTGGCTGAAGGAGGTCGGCGAGGAGGTCGCGGAGGACGAGCCGCTGCTCGAGGTCTCCACGGACAAGGTCGACACCGAGATCCCGTCGCCCGCCGCCGGCGTGCTGCTGGAGATCGTGGTCGGTGAGGACGAGACCGCCGAGGTCGGCGCGAAGCTCGCCGTCATCGGTGCCCCGGGCGCGGCTCCGGCCGCGGCGGCCGCTCCCGCCGCCCCTGCTCCGGCGCCCGCCGCCGCTGCCCCGGCTCCGGCTCCGGCCGCCCCCGCGGCTCCGGCGCCCGCCGCTCCGGCTCCGCAGGCGCCGTCGGCTCCCGCCCCGCAGCAGCAGACGGCTCCGGCCCCCGACCCGGCTCCGGCCGCGCCGGTACCGGCTCCCGCTCCCGTCACCCCGGCCCAGGCGCCTGCCGCGACCTCGGGTGACGACGGCGCGTACGTGACCCCGCTGGTGCGCAAGCTCGCCGCCGAGAACGGCGTCGACCTGGCCTCCGTCAAGGGCACCGGCGTCGGCGGCCGTATCCGCAAGCAGGACGTCCTCGCCGCCGCCGAGGCCGCGAAGGCCGCGGCCGCAGCCCCGGCTCCGGCCGCGGCCGCGCCGAGCGCCGCCAAGAAGGCGCCGACGCTGGAGGCCTCTCCGCTGCGCGGCCAGACCGTGAAGATGCCCCGCATCCGCAAGGTCATCGGCGACAACATGGTGAAGGCCCTGCACGAGCAGGCCCAGCTGTCCTCGGTCGTCGAGGTGGACGTCACCCGGCTGATGAAGCTCCGCGCGAAGGCGAAGGACTCCTTCGCGGCGCGCGAGGGCGTCAAGCTCTCCCCGATGCCGTTCTACGTGAAGGCGGCGGCCCAGGCACTGAAGGCCCACCCGGCCGTCAACGCCCGGATCAACGTCGAAGAGGGCACGATCACCTACTTCGACACCGAGAGCGTCGGTATCGCGGTCGACTCCGAGAAGGGCCTGATGACCCCGGTCATCAAGCACGCGGGCGACCTGAACATCGCCGGTATCGCCAAGGCCACCGCCGACCTGGCGGGCAAGGTCCGGGCGAACAAGATCACCCCGGACGAGCTGTCCGGCGCGACCTTCACCATCAGCAACACCGGTTCGCGTGGTGCGCTCTTCGACACGATCATCGTGCCGCCGAACCAGGTCGCGATCCTGGGCATCGGTGCCACGGTCAAGCGCCCGGCCGTCATCGAGACGGAGGAGGGCACGGTCATCGGCGTCCGTGACATGACGTACCTGACGCTCTCCTACGACCACCGTCTGGTGGACGGCGCGGACGCCGCCCGTTACCTGACGGCGGTCAAGGCGATCCTGGAGGCGGGCGAGTTCGAGGTCGAGCTCGGCCTGTAG
- the lpdA gene encoding dihydrolipoyl dehydrogenase — protein MANDASTVFDLVILGGGSGGYAAALRGAQLGLDVALIEKNKLGGTCLHNGCIPTKALLHAGEIADQARESEQFGVKATFEGIDIAAVHKYKDDVISGLYKGLQGLVASRKVTYIEGEGRLSSPTSVDVGGKRVEGRHVLLATGSVPKSLPGLDIDGNRIISSDHALTLDRVPQSAIVLGGGVIGVEFASAWKSFGTDVTVIEGLKHLVPVEDENSSKLLERAFRKRGIKFNLGTFFEKAEYTQDGVRVTLADGKTFEAEILLVAIGRGPVSAGLGYEEQGIATDRGYVLVDEYMRTNVPTVSAVGDLVPTLQLAHVGFAEGILVAERLAGLKTVPIDYDGVPRVTYCHPEVASVGITEAKAKEIYGADKVVALKYNLAGNGKSKILKTAGEIKLVQVKDGAVVGVHMVGDRMGEQVGEAQLIYNWEALPAEVAQLIHAHPTQNEAMGEAHLALAGKPLHSHD, from the coding sequence GTGGCGAACGACGCCAGCACCGTTTTCGACCTAGTGATCCTCGGCGGTGGTAGCGGAGGCTACGCCGCGGCCCTGCGCGGAGCGCAGCTGGGCCTGGACGTCGCCCTGATCGAGAAGAACAAGCTCGGCGGCACCTGCCTGCACAACGGCTGCATTCCCACCAAGGCCCTGCTGCACGCGGGCGAGATCGCCGACCAGGCACGCGAGAGCGAGCAGTTCGGCGTCAAGGCCACCTTCGAGGGCATCGACATCGCCGCCGTCCACAAGTACAAGGACGACGTGATCAGCGGCCTCTACAAGGGCCTGCAGGGCCTGGTGGCCTCGCGCAAGGTGACGTACATCGAGGGTGAGGGCCGCCTGTCGTCCCCCACCTCCGTGGACGTCGGCGGCAAGCGCGTCGAGGGCCGTCACGTGCTCCTGGCGACCGGCTCCGTGCCGAAGTCGCTGCCGGGCCTGGACATCGACGGCAACCGCATCATCTCCTCGGACCACGCGCTGACGCTGGACCGCGTCCCGCAGTCCGCGATCGTGCTGGGCGGCGGCGTCATCGGCGTCGAGTTCGCCTCGGCGTGGAAGTCCTTCGGCACCGACGTCACGGTCATCGAGGGTCTCAAGCACCTCGTCCCGGTCGAGGACGAGAACAGCTCCAAGCTTCTTGAGCGCGCGTTCCGCAAGCGCGGCATCAAGTTCAACCTCGGCACGTTCTTCGAGAAGGCCGAGTACACGCAGGACGGCGTCCGCGTGACCCTCGCCGACGGCAAGACCTTCGAGGCCGAGATCCTGCTCGTCGCCATCGGCCGCGGCCCGGTCTCCGCCGGTCTCGGCTACGAGGAGCAGGGCATCGCGACGGACCGCGGCTACGTCCTGGTCGACGAGTACATGCGCACGAACGTGCCGACCGTCTCGGCCGTGGGTGACCTGGTCCCGACGCTCCAGCTCGCGCACGTCGGCTTCGCCGAGGGCATCCTGGTGGCGGAGCGTCTCGCCGGTCTCAAGACCGTTCCGATCGACTACGACGGCGTGCCGCGGGTGACGTACTGCCACCCCGAGGTCGCCTCCGTCGGTATCACCGAGGCCAAGGCCAAGGAGATCTACGGTGCGGACAAGGTCGTCGCTCTGAAGTACAACCTCGCGGGCAACGGCAAGAGCAAGATCCTCAAGACCGCGGGCGAGATCAAGCTCGTCCAGGTCAAGGACGGTGCCGTGGTCGGCGTCCACATGGTCGGTGACCGCATGGGCGAGCAGGTCGGCGAAGCCCAGCTGATCTACAACTGGGAGGCGCTGCCCGCCGAGGTGGCGCAGCTCATCCACGCCCACCCGACGCAGAACGAGGCGATGGGCGAGGCCCACCTCGCGCTCGCCGGCAAGCCGCTGCACTCGCACGACTGA
- a CDS encoding leucyl aminopeptidase has protein sequence MTALTLSTAAAPGLRADAIVVGVAKGTGSKSGDLVVAPGAEAVDKAYDGRLAGVLETLGASGGEGEVTKLLAPSGFKAPLVLAVGLGALPEKDDSFSAETLRRAAGVAARALAGTKKAAFALPVTDAADVGSIGEGVLLGAYSFDAYKETGKDGNGAKKGKAPLAEAALLGGKPRDKAFKAAVERATAVSEELNRARDLINTPPNDLNPEAFAAVAQAAAKEHGIKVQVLDEKALAKGGYGGILGVGAGSASAPRLVKLSYTSSKAKKHLAFVGKGITYDSGGISLKPAGHNETMKCDMSGAAAVFSAVVAAARLGLEVNVTGWLALAENMPSGSATRPGDVLRMYSGKTVEVLNTDAEGRLVLADALTRASEEKPDAIVDVATLTGAMMLALGNRTFGIMANDDAFRSAVHEAAEEVGEAAWPMPLPEHLKKGMDSPTADIANMGERYGGGLVAGLFLKEFVGEGITWAHLDIAGPAFNEQGPFGYTPKGGTGSAVRTLVRLAELTAAGDLG, from the coding sequence GTGACTGCTCTCACTCTCAGCACCGCCGCGGCGCCCGGCCTGCGAGCCGACGCGATCGTCGTCGGTGTCGCCAAGGGCACTGGATCCAAGTCCGGTGACCTGGTTGTCGCGCCGGGCGCCGAGGCCGTGGACAAGGCGTACGACGGCAGGCTCGCCGGCGTTCTGGAGACCCTCGGCGCCTCGGGCGGCGAGGGCGAGGTGACCAAGTTGCTTGCGCCGTCCGGCTTCAAGGCGCCGCTCGTGCTGGCGGTCGGTCTCGGTGCCCTCCCCGAGAAGGACGACTCCTTCTCCGCGGAGACCCTGCGCCGCGCGGCCGGCGTCGCCGCCCGCGCCCTGGCCGGCACCAAGAAGGCCGCGTTCGCCCTGCCTGTCACGGACGCCGCCGACGTCGGCTCCATCGGCGAGGGCGTGCTGCTCGGCGCGTACTCCTTCGACGCGTACAAGGAGACCGGCAAGGACGGCAACGGCGCCAAGAAGGGCAAGGCCCCGCTCGCCGAGGCCGCGCTGCTCGGCGGCAAGCCCCGTGACAAGGCGTTCAAGGCGGCCGTCGAGCGCGCCACCGCCGTGTCCGAGGAGCTGAACCGCGCCCGCGACCTCATCAACACCCCGCCGAACGACCTGAACCCGGAGGCCTTCGCGGCCGTCGCCCAGGCCGCGGCCAAGGAGCACGGCATCAAGGTGCAGGTGCTCGACGAGAAGGCCCTCGCCAAGGGCGGGTACGGCGGCATCCTCGGCGTCGGCGCCGGTTCCGCGTCCGCGCCCCGCCTCGTGAAGCTGTCGTACACGTCGTCCAAGGCGAAGAAGCACCTCGCCTTCGTCGGCAAGGGCATCACCTACGACTCGGGCGGCATCTCGCTCAAGCCCGCCGGGCACAACGAGACGATGAAGTGCGACATGAGCGGCGCCGCCGCCGTGTTCTCCGCGGTCGTCGCCGCCGCCCGCCTCGGCCTCGAGGTCAACGTGACCGGCTGGCTCGCGCTGGCCGAGAACATGCCGTCGGGCTCCGCCACCCGTCCGGGCGACGTGCTGCGCATGTACAGCGGCAAGACCGTCGAGGTCCTCAACACCGACGCCGAGGGCCGGCTCGTCCTCGCCGACGCGCTCACCAGGGCGTCCGAGGAGAAGCCCGACGCGATCGTCGACGTGGCGACGCTGACCGGCGCGATGATGCTGGCGCTCGGCAACCGCACGTTCGGGATCATGGCGAACGACGACGCGTTCCGCTCCGCGGTGCACGAGGCCGCCGAGGAGGTCGGCGAGGCCGCCTGGCCGATGCCGCTGCCGGAGCACCTGAAGAAGGGCATGGACTCGCCCACCGCCGACATCGCCAACATGGGCGAGCGGTACGGGGGTGGTCTCGTCGCCGGGCTCTTCCTGAAGGAGTTCGTGGGCGAGGGCATCACCTGGGCGCACCTCGACATCGCGGGGCCCGCCTTCAACGAGCAGGGGCCCTTCGGGTACACCCCCAAGGGTGGGACGGGGTCGGCCGTACGCACGCTGGTGCGGCTTGCCGAGCTGACCGCCGCGGGGGATCTGGGCTGA
- a CDS encoding adenosylcobinamide-GDP ribazoletransferase, which yields MSWSDGLRFAFGTLTVFPVTVSRWDREAARTGMLSAPVAGLAVGFFAAATGLFLLLVGAGPLTAAVATAAVPAVLTRGLHLDGLADTADGLGSGRPAEDALRVMKQSDIGPFGVITLVFVLFAQVAALAEAYGSSWVRGALAAVVSATVARLALTLAARAGVPAARPEGLGAAVAGVVSPRAALLVAGGVTVLVAAGTGAFLGARGLVLGVLAVLVACGCAELLLRHCVRRFGGITGDVFGGLAETAATATLVVLTLS from the coding sequence ATGTCCTGGTCCGACGGGCTGCGCTTCGCCTTCGGCACCCTCACCGTGTTCCCCGTGACGGTGTCCCGCTGGGACCGCGAGGCCGCGCGCACCGGGATGCTGAGCGCGCCCGTCGCCGGGCTGGCCGTGGGTTTTTTCGCCGCCGCGACGGGCCTGTTCCTGCTGCTGGTCGGGGCGGGTCCGCTGACGGCGGCCGTGGCCACCGCCGCCGTACCCGCCGTCCTCACCCGCGGCCTCCACCTCGACGGCCTCGCCGACACCGCCGACGGCCTCGGCAGCGGCAGGCCCGCCGAGGACGCGCTGCGCGTCATGAAGCAGTCGGACATCGGGCCGTTCGGCGTCATCACCCTTGTGTTCGTGCTGTTCGCCCAGGTGGCGGCGCTCGCCGAGGCGTACGGGTCCTCGTGGGTCCGGGGCGCCCTCGCGGCCGTCGTGTCCGCGACCGTCGCCCGGCTCGCGCTCACGCTGGCCGCCCGGGCGGGGGTGCCGGCGGCGCGGCCCGAGGGACTGGGTGCGGCGGTCGCGGGCGTGGTCTCCCCCCGGGCGGCGCTGCTCGTGGCGGGCGGGGTCACCGTTCTCGTCGCGGCGGGCACGGGGGCGTTCCTCGGAGCCCGCGGTCTCGTCCTGGGCGTGCTGGCCGTGCTCGTGGCGTGCGGGTGCGCCGAGTTGCTGCTGCGGCACTGCGTCCGCAGGTTCGGCGGGATCACCGGCGACGTCTTCGGCGGCCTGGCCGAAACCGCCGCCACCGCGACGCTGGTGGTCCTCACTCTCTCGTGA
- a CDS encoding phosphatidylglycerol lysyltransferase domain-containing protein has protein sequence MGRARIAAAFAVWYLRVVSFLNFLSAVWVSLGQDVRRHNTENYFTPYLLTAGFASGVFTMFLAITMRRRKRAAWILNLVLAGLFLLLFAFAMIFPEIRRYPQNWISLVLTAAFVASLVVGRREFYAKGDRSNPRLAAAVGVGGLLLCSLLAALLVTVTNHAHDAHLSTFTDRWRYGTLRLISVAADDSRFPGITTPNWVNVTINVLSTLLVLAVFYAAFRSRRAVDPLTEDDEERLRALLDRNGDRDSLGYFALRREKSVVWSPTGKAAVVYRVVGGVSLASGDPIGDPEAWPGAIDPWLAEARAHGWIPAVMGAGEEAGTVYARHGLDALELGDEAIVETADFTLDGRAMRTVRQAYNRVRRAGYQVRVRRHEDIPADEMAYLLERADDWRDGATERGFSMALGRLGDPGDGRCVMLECRDGGGEDGAGELRAVLSFVPWGPRGLSLDLMRRDRDSENGLMEFMVIELLQQAPEIGITQVSLNFAMFRSVFERGARLGAGPVLRLWRSLLSFFSRWWQIESLYRANAKYRPIWEPRFLLFEKSGDLPRIGLAAARAEGFLEAPGLPKWLHRKHLESHR, from the coding sequence ATGGGAAGAGCCCGAATCGCCGCCGCGTTCGCCGTCTGGTACCTCCGCGTCGTCTCGTTCCTCAACTTCCTCAGCGCCGTCTGGGTCTCGCTCGGCCAGGACGTGCGCCGCCACAACACGGAGAACTACTTCACTCCGTACCTGCTGACCGCGGGCTTCGCGTCGGGCGTGTTCACGATGTTCCTGGCGATCACCATGCGCCGGCGCAAACGGGCGGCCTGGATCCTCAACCTGGTGCTCGCCGGGCTCTTCCTGCTGCTGTTCGCCTTCGCGATGATCTTCCCGGAGATCCGTCGGTACCCGCAGAACTGGATCTCCCTCGTCCTGACGGCGGCGTTCGTGGCGTCCCTCGTCGTCGGCCGACGCGAGTTCTACGCGAAGGGCGACCGCTCGAACCCCAGACTCGCGGCGGCCGTGGGCGTCGGCGGGCTCCTGCTCTGCTCCCTGCTGGCCGCGCTGCTGGTGACTGTCACGAACCACGCCCACGACGCGCACCTCTCGACCTTCACCGACCGCTGGCGCTACGGCACCCTGCGGCTGATCTCGGTCGCCGCCGACGACTCCCGCTTCCCCGGGATCACCACTCCCAACTGGGTGAACGTCACGATCAACGTGCTGAGCACCCTGCTCGTCCTCGCCGTCTTCTACGCGGCCTTCCGCTCCCGCCGTGCCGTCGACCCGCTCACCGAGGACGACGAGGAGCGGCTGCGGGCGCTGCTCGACCGCAACGGCGACCGGGACTCCCTCGGCTACTTCGCGCTGCGCCGCGAGAAGAGCGTGGTGTGGTCGCCGACCGGCAAGGCCGCCGTCGTCTACCGGGTCGTCGGCGGTGTCTCGCTGGCCTCCGGCGATCCCATCGGCGATCCCGAGGCATGGCCCGGAGCCATCGACCCCTGGCTCGCCGAGGCCCGCGCGCACGGCTGGATCCCGGCGGTGATGGGCGCGGGCGAGGAGGCCGGGACCGTCTACGCCCGGCACGGGCTGGACGCGCTCGAGCTCGGGGACGAGGCGATCGTCGAGACCGCCGATTTCACCCTCGACGGTCGGGCCATGCGGACCGTCCGTCAGGCCTACAACCGTGTGCGGCGCGCGGGCTACCAGGTGCGCGTCCGGCGCCACGAGGACATCCCGGCCGACGAGATGGCGTACCTCCTTGAGCGCGCCGACGACTGGCGGGACGGCGCGACCGAGCGGGGCTTCAGCATGGCGCTGGGGCGGCTAGGGGACCCCGGTGACGGCCGGTGCGTGATGCTCGAGTGCCGGGACGGCGGCGGCGAGGACGGGGCGGGCGAGCTGCGGGCGGTGCTGTCCTTCGTGCCCTGGGGGCCGCGCGGGCTCTCCCTCGACCTCATGCGGCGGGACCGGGACTCCGAGAACGGGCTGATGGAGTTCATGGTCATCGAGCTCCTCCAGCAGGCCCCCGAGATCGGAATCACTCAGGTCTCGCTCAACTTCGCCATGTTCCGTTCCGTCTTCGAACGTGGCGCGCGCCTCGGCGCGGGGCCGGTGCTGCGGCTGTGGCGCTCACTGCTCAGCTTCTTCTCCCGCTGGTGGCAGATCGAGTCCCTGTACCGCGCCAACGCCAAGTACCGGCCCATCTGGGAACCGCGGTTCCTGCTCTTCGAGAAGAGCGGCGACCTGCCGCGCATCGGCCTCGCCGCCGCCCGCGCGGAAGGCTTCCTGGAGGCGCCGGGCCTGCCGAAGTGGCTGCACCGCAAGCACCTGGAGTCGCACAGATGA